The Fibrobacter sp. genome contains a region encoding:
- a CDS encoding Rpn family recombination-promoting nuclease/putative transposase, with product MRQKHHSWFVRIFSYPVVVEDLLRSFVHDDFVKKLDFKTLKKLDPNFFPSSRSSRHADLIYEISFNDQPTYIYLFIEFQSTVDRFMALRMARYMFEFYDELRRKKDLKLFNPSFSVLIYNGEPAWHVPERFSDLLYKSSVPKEYIPEFKYFKIAIK from the coding sequence ATGCGACAGAAACACCACAGTTGGTTTGTTCGCATTTTTAGTTACCCTGTAGTTGTTGAAGATCTCCTTAGATCTTTTGTACATGATGATTTTGTAAAAAAGCTGGATTTTAAAACGCTAAAGAAACTGGACCCAAATTTTTTCCCTTCCTCAAGAAGTTCACGTCATGCCGATTTAATCTACGAGATTAGCTTTAATGATCAGCCCACATATATCTATCTTTTTATCGAATTTCAGTCTACGGTAGACAGGTTCATGGCTTTGCGGATGGCCAGGTACATGTTTGAGTTCTACGATGAACTACGCAGAAAAAAAGATCTGAAGCTTTTTAATCCGTCGTTTTCAGTTCTTATATATAACGGAGAGCCTGCCTGGCACGTTCCGGAAAGATTCAGTGACCTTTTGTATAAATCCTCAGTGCCCAAAGAGTACATTCCGGAGTTTAAGTATTTTAAAATTGCAATAAAATGA
- a CDS encoding DUF2341 domain-containing protein, producing the protein MRKYLIFVLASISLFRCGPSPLSGGVSDTGNIRVSAVMYNQDGSFAAGVPVTLCPSDYLELPDENQHNNEKRVTVTNDSGYFCIDSMEPGTYSIEINDRKSSAFLFRINLDLSDTTADTLLSDTLRPYASVKGQITGVNNSAPLHCSIYGLERTVKVDTSGVFEFKDLPEGDYVFVITSEDTLFNALVIDDITAIAGELIELPFVSWTNSRKLILNTSPSGADVAGTVAEFPVLVRLNSSNFDFSSAASDGSDLRFTKSNGRQLPHEIEYWNSSSGLANIWVKVDTIKGNDSTQYILMFWGKNGVPEVSSSTTVFDTTDGFQGVWHLSDLAEEKAVDATVNHHDGVVSSVKSTAAVIGQGGELDTPISYITFQGTADGKLNFPENSSYTVSAWVFALDSSSGFIVGKGNYQYHLRIKEGHWLFAQYTNQPSPSWESTTCPIDIMTWHHVTGVREGERQYLYIDGICVDSTIELVTGDSSRMTDFDVEIGRRNDPLREDSQPFRGMIDEVRLSSIARSSHWIRLCYMNQKNEGKLVRIVER; encoded by the coding sequence ATGAGAAAGTACCTGATTTTTGTACTGGCATCGATCAGTCTGTTCCGTTGCGGACCATCACCGCTTTCCGGGGGTGTATCTGATACAGGAAATATCCGCGTTTCTGCAGTGATGTATAATCAGGATGGCAGTTTTGCCGCAGGCGTTCCGGTTACCTTATGTCCCTCAGATTATCTTGAGCTACCGGATGAAAATCAGCATAATAATGAAAAGAGAGTAACAGTGACCAATGATTCAGGATATTTCTGCATCGATTCTATGGAACCCGGCACCTACTCCATCGAGATAAATGACAGAAAGTCCTCAGCATTTCTTTTCCGGATAAATCTTGATTTATCCGACACTACAGCCGACACTTTACTCTCCGACACCCTGCGCCCTTACGCATCAGTAAAGGGTCAGATTACAGGAGTAAACAATTCTGCGCCACTCCATTGCAGTATTTATGGCTTGGAAAGGACTGTAAAAGTGGATACATCGGGAGTCTTTGAGTTCAAGGATCTTCCGGAGGGTGATTACGTCTTTGTAATCACGTCTGAAGACACCCTGTTTAATGCACTGGTTATCGATGATATAACAGCTATTGCAGGAGAGCTCATCGAGCTGCCTTTTGTCTCCTGGACAAATTCCAGAAAGCTTATTCTCAATACAAGTCCCTCCGGTGCAGATGTTGCGGGAACTGTAGCAGAATTCCCGGTTCTGGTACGTCTGAACAGTTCCAATTTCGATTTCTCATCAGCAGCTTCCGACGGCTCAGATCTTAGATTTACAAAATCAAACGGCAGACAGCTTCCGCACGAGATCGAATACTGGAATTCTTCATCGGGTCTTGCGAATATCTGGGTAAAGGTCGATACGATAAAGGGCAATGACAGCACACAGTACATTCTGATGTTCTGGGGAAAAAACGGTGTTCCTGAAGTATCATCCAGTACAACGGTGTTCGATACAACCGATGGCTTCCAGGGTGTGTGGCATCTATCTGATCTGGCCGAGGAAAAAGCTGTGGATGCCACAGTCAATCATCATGACGGAGTAGTATCATCTGTTAAATCAACCGCTGCTGTGATAGGCCAGGGTGGTGAACTTGATACTCCGATCAGCTATATAACATTTCAAGGAACGGCTGACGGGAAGCTTAATTTCCCTGAGAATAGCAGCTATACAGTATCAGCCTGGGTTTTCGCATTGGATTCCTCAAGCGGCTTTATAGTAGGAAAAGGTAATTATCAGTATCACCTCAGGATTAAGGAGGGCCATTGGCTTTTCGCCCAGTACACAAATCAACCTTCCCCATCCTGGGAATCGACCACCTGTCCAATTGATATCATGACCTGGCATCATGTAACCGGTGTAAGGGAGGGAGAGCGCCAGTATCTTTATATTGATGGAATCTGTGTTGATTCTACAATAGAACTGGTAACAGGTGATTCATCAAGGATGACCGATTTTGATGTTGAGATTGGACGCAGAAACGATCCGTTACGTGAAGATTCACAGCCTTTCAGAGGTATGATTGACGAGGTCCGCCTCAGCAGCATCGCACGAAGTTCCCACTGGATCAGATTGTGTTATATGAATCAGAAGAATGAAGGAAAGTTGGTCAGGATTGTTGAACGATAG